One segment of Streptomyces sp. NBC_00576 DNA contains the following:
- a CDS encoding helix-turn-helix domain-containing protein gives MTGVGDGSVGAAFVAAVKPLVDAMGGELVAPGQAGPDDVVLAWEGADVVAVRLPQLADSLDHILAALERGHGKPLAELDRKAKQETVRILEARGAFSVRHGVETVASALGVSRFTVYNYLNREKQA, from the coding sequence GTGACCGGCGTCGGGGACGGCTCCGTCGGTGCGGCCTTCGTCGCGGCCGTGAAACCCCTGGTCGATGCCATGGGCGGCGAGTTGGTCGCGCCCGGCCAGGCCGGCCCCGACGACGTCGTGCTCGCCTGGGAGGGCGCCGACGTGGTCGCCGTACGCCTGCCCCAGCTCGCCGACTCGCTCGATCACATCCTGGCCGCCCTGGAGCGGGGGCACGGCAAGCCACTGGCCGAACTGGACCGCAAGGCCAAGCAGGAGACCGTACGGATACTCGAGGCGCGCGGCGCCTTCTCCGTGCGGCACGGGGTCGAGACCGTGGCGAGCGCCCTCGGGGTCAGCCGCTTCACGGTCTACAACTACCTGAACCGCGAGAAGCAAGCCTGA
- a CDS encoding TIM barrel protein codes for MGFPEQRFNVNLSILFTELPLLERPAAARAAGFTAVELWWPWLDSPTPQQSELDSLRAAIEDADVRLTGLNFYAGQLPGPDRGALSVPGEESERFRANIEVAAGLAESLGCGALNALYGNRIEGVDPAEQDALALENLVLAARAANRIGAILLVEALNKPESPRYPLVSAPAAVEVVDKVNAATGLDNARFLMDLYHLSMNGEDLPSVIDRFAAKTGHVQIADNPGRGAPGTGTLPLADHLDQLRKAGYGGWVGLEYKPGDRPSAEAFDWLPREARRTP; via the coding sequence ATGGGATTCCCAGAGCAGCGCTTCAACGTCAACCTGTCGATCCTCTTCACGGAACTCCCGCTCCTGGAGCGCCCGGCAGCCGCCCGAGCCGCCGGTTTCACCGCGGTCGAGCTGTGGTGGCCCTGGCTCGACTCCCCCACACCGCAGCAGTCCGAGCTGGACTCCCTGCGGGCCGCGATCGAGGACGCGGACGTCCGGCTCACCGGCCTGAACTTCTACGCCGGACAGCTGCCGGGCCCGGACCGGGGTGCCCTGTCGGTGCCCGGGGAGGAGTCCGAGCGGTTCCGCGCCAACATCGAGGTGGCCGCCGGTCTGGCCGAGTCGCTCGGCTGCGGTGCGCTCAATGCGCTGTACGGCAACCGGATCGAGGGCGTGGACCCGGCGGAGCAGGACGCGCTGGCGCTGGAGAACCTGGTCCTCGCGGCGCGCGCCGCGAACCGCATCGGCGCGATCCTCCTCGTCGAGGCGCTCAACAAGCCGGAGTCACCCCGGTATCCGCTGGTGAGCGCCCCGGCCGCCGTGGAGGTCGTCGACAAGGTCAACGCTGCGACCGGTCTCGACAACGCCCGCTTCCTGATGGACCTCTACCACCTGTCCATGAACGGTGAGGACCTCCCGTCGGTGATCGACCGGTTCGCCGCGAAGACGGGCCATGTCCAGATCGCCGACAACCCCGGCCGCGGCGCCCCCGGCACCGGCACGCTCCCCCTCGCGGACCACCTCGACCAGCTGCGTAAGGCCGGTTACGGGGGCTGGGTGGGCCTGGAGTACAAGCCGGGCGACCGGCCGAGCGCCGAGGCGTTCGACTGGCTGCCGCGCGAAGCGCGCCGAACCCCCTGA
- a CDS encoding 2-hydroxy-3-oxopropionate reductase, whose amino-acid sequence MSSLPKVAWIGLGIMGSPMSENLIKAGYDVTGFTLEQDKLDRLVTAGGTAAGSIAEAAHDADVVITMVPASPQVEAIAYGPEGILANVRPGTLLVDMSSITPRTSVDLAKAAAEKGVRVLDAPVSGGEAGAVEAVLSIMVGGEQADFDTAKPLFEALGRTIVLCGPHGSGQTVKAANQLIVAVNIQACAEAVVFLEKSGVDLKAALEVLGGGLAGSTVLARKKDNFINRDFAPGFRIDLHHKDMGIVTDAARTVGAALPVGAVVAQLVASLRTQGDGGLDHSALLRGVERLSGAEV is encoded by the coding sequence ATGAGCAGTCTCCCCAAGGTCGCCTGGATCGGCCTCGGCATCATGGGTTCCCCCATGTCCGAGAACCTGATCAAGGCGGGTTACGACGTCACCGGTTTCACCCTGGAACAGGACAAACTCGACCGCCTCGTCACCGCCGGCGGCACGGCTGCGGGCTCGATCGCCGAGGCCGCGCACGACGCCGACGTCGTGATCACGATGGTGCCCGCGTCACCACAGGTCGAGGCGATCGCGTACGGCCCCGAGGGCATCCTGGCGAACGTGCGGCCCGGGACCCTGCTCGTCGACATGTCGTCGATCACCCCGCGGACGTCGGTGGACCTGGCGAAGGCGGCGGCGGAGAAGGGTGTCCGGGTGCTCGACGCACCCGTGTCCGGCGGTGAGGCAGGGGCGGTCGAGGCCGTGCTGTCCATCATGGTCGGCGGCGAACAAGCCGACTTCGACACGGCGAAGCCACTCTTCGAGGCGCTCGGCAGGACCATCGTGCTGTGCGGTCCGCACGGCTCGGGCCAGACGGTGAAGGCCGCGAACCAGTTGATCGTCGCCGTGAACATCCAGGCGTGCGCCGAGGCCGTGGTCTTCCTCGAGAAGTCCGGCGTGGACCTGAAGGCGGCGCTGGAGGTGCTGGGCGGCGGGCTGGCCGGCTCGACGGTACTGGCGCGCAAGAAGGACAACTTCATCAACCGCGACTTCGCCCCGGGTTTCCGTATCGACCTCCACCACAAGGACATGGGCATCGTGACGGACGCGGCCCGCACGGTCGGCGCCGCGCTGCCGGTCGGCGCGGTGGTCGCCCAACTCGTCGCGTCCCTGCGTACACAGGGCGACGGGGGCCTGGACCACTCGGCGCTGCTGCGGGGCGTGGAACGTCTGTCGGGCGCCGAGGTCTGA
- the gcl gene encoding glyoxylate carboligase, translated as MARMTAARAAVEILKREGVTHAFGVPGAAINPFYAALKASGGISHTLARHVEGASHMAEGYTRTHPGNIGVCVGTSGPAGTDMITGLYSATGDSIPILCITGQAPTAVIHKEDFQAVDIASIARPVTKMATTVLEAAQVPGVLQQAFHLMRSGRPGPVLVDLPVDVQQTEIEFDPETYAPLPVYKPAATRAQIEKALTLLNASHRPLIVAGGGIINADAAELLVEFAELTGVPVVPTLMGWGALPDDHDLNAGMVGLQTSHRYGNATFLESDFVLGIGNRWANRHTGRLDVYTAGRTFVHVDIEPTQIGRIFAPDYGIASDAKAALELFVAVARELRDTGGLPDRSEWAAATQERRARLQRRTHFDDIPIKPQRVYEEMNRAFGPETRYVTTIGLSQIAGAQLLHVQRPRHWINCGQAGPLGWTIPAALGVAVADPEASVVALSGDYDFQFMIEELAVGAQHRIPYVHVLVNNSYLGLIRQAQRAFDIDFQVNLEFENLGSPELGAYGVDHVKVAEGLGCKAIRVTDPAELGTAFEQAKKLAAQHRVPVVVEAILERVTNISMSTTNDISNVVEFEDIATEPGHAPTSIRALKI; from the coding sequence ATGGCTCGTATGACCGCTGCCCGCGCGGCAGTCGAGATCCTCAAGCGGGAGGGTGTCACGCACGCGTTCGGCGTTCCCGGCGCGGCGATCAACCCCTTCTACGCGGCGCTCAAGGCCTCCGGCGGGATCAGTCACACCCTCGCCCGCCATGTCGAGGGCGCCTCGCACATGGCCGAGGGCTACACCCGCACCCACCCCGGCAACATCGGTGTGTGCGTGGGCACTTCGGGTCCGGCCGGCACCGACATGATCACGGGGCTGTACTCCGCGACCGGCGACTCGATCCCGATCCTCTGCATCACCGGCCAGGCACCCACCGCGGTGATCCACAAGGAGGACTTCCAGGCCGTCGACATCGCCTCCATCGCCCGGCCGGTCACGAAGATGGCCACCACCGTGCTGGAGGCGGCCCAGGTCCCCGGCGTCCTCCAGCAGGCCTTCCACCTGATGCGGTCGGGCCGTCCCGGGCCGGTGCTGGTCGATCTGCCGGTCGACGTCCAGCAGACGGAGATCGAGTTCGACCCGGAGACCTACGCGCCGCTGCCCGTCTACAAGCCGGCCGCGACCCGCGCCCAGATCGAGAAGGCGCTCACACTACTGAATGCGTCGCACCGGCCGCTGATCGTGGCGGGCGGCGGCATCATCAACGCTGACGCGGCCGAACTCCTCGTCGAGTTCGCCGAGTTGACGGGCGTCCCGGTTGTCCCCACCCTCATGGGCTGGGGTGCGCTACCGGACGACCACGACCTGAACGCCGGCATGGTCGGCCTCCAGACCTCGCACCGCTACGGCAACGCCACGTTCCTGGAGTCCGACTTCGTCCTCGGCATCGGCAACCGCTGGGCCAACCGTCACACCGGCCGGCTCGACGTCTACACGGCCGGCCGCACCTTCGTCCACGTCGACATCGAGCCCACCCAGATCGGCCGTATCTTCGCCCCCGACTACGGCATCGCCTCCGACGCCAAGGCCGCGCTGGAGCTCTTCGTCGCGGTGGCAAGGGAGTTGAGGGACACCGGCGGCCTCCCGGACCGCTCCGAGTGGGCGGCGGCGACCCAGGAGCGCAGGGCCCGCCTCCAGCGCCGTACGCACTTCGACGACATCCCGATCAAACCGCAGCGCGTGTACGAGGAGATGAACAGGGCCTTCGGCCCCGAGACGCGGTACGTGACGACGATCGGCCTCTCCCAGATCGCCGGCGCCCAGCTGCTGCACGTCCAACGGCCCCGTCACTGGATCAACTGCGGCCAGGCGGGCCCCCTCGGCTGGACGATCCCGGCCGCACTGGGCGTTGCCGTCGCCGACCCGGAGGCGTCCGTGGTGGCCCTCTCCGGAGACTACGACTTCCAGTTCATGATCGAGGAGTTGGCGGTCGGCGCCCAGCACCGCATCCCGTACGTCCACGTCCTGGTGAACAACTCCTACCTCGGCCTGATCCGGCAGGCCCAGCGGGCCTTCGACATCGACTTCCAGGTGAACCTGGAGTTCGAGAACCTGGGCTCGCCCGAGCTTGGCGCCTACGGCGTCGACCACGTCAAGGTCGCCGAGGGTCTCGGCTGCAAGGCGATCCGCGTGACGGACCCGGCCGAACTGGGCACCGCCTTCGAGCAGGCCAAGAAGCTCGCGGCGCAGCACCGGGTCCCGGTGGTCGTCGAAGCGATCCTGGAACGCGTCACGAACATCTCCATGTCGACGACCAACGACATAAGCAACGTGGTGGAGTTCGAGGACATCGCGACCGAGCCGGGTCATGCGCCGACGTCGATCAGGGCACTGAAGATCTGA
- a CDS encoding GNAT family N-acetyltransferase, with the protein MRIRPATPAELPALRAVERAAGSPFRAFGMAEIADDEPPALDLLERYRRAGHAWIAAATDDDRPLAYLIAEPVDGALHIEQVSVHPDFAHRRIGEALLAYAADRARDEGLAHLTLTTFAEVPWNAPYYARLGFRTLDEAELTPGLRKIRATEAEQGLDRWPRVCMRRP; encoded by the coding sequence ATGCGCATCCGCCCCGCCACCCCCGCCGAACTCCCCGCCCTGCGCGCCGTCGAGCGCGCCGCCGGCTCCCCCTTCCGCGCCTTCGGTATGGCCGAGATCGCGGACGACGAGCCCCCTGCCCTGGACCTACTGGAGCGGTACCGCCGAGCAGGCCACGCCTGGATCGCCGCCGCCACCGACGACGACCGTCCCCTCGCCTATCTGATCGCCGAACCGGTGGACGGCGCCCTCCACATCGAACAGGTCTCCGTCCACCCCGACTTCGCGCACCGCCGCATCGGCGAGGCCCTTCTCGCGTACGCCGCCGACCGCGCCCGCGACGAAGGCCTGGCCCACCTCACCCTGACGACGTTCGCCGAGGTCCCATGGAACGCGCCCTACTACGCCCGCCTGGGCTTCCGCACCCTCGACGAGGCCGAACTCACCCCGGGGCTACGGAAGATCCGCGCCACGGAGGCCGAGCAAGGCCTCGACCGCTGGCCCCGTGTCTGCATGCGCCGGCCCTGA
- a CDS encoding AMP-binding protein codes for MNQGELTATESSYTHGTSGTALLGDTIGANLDRTVAAWPDREALVDVPSGRRWTYAQFAADIDELAYALLAAGVAKGDRVGIWAINCPEWVLVQYATARIGAIMVNINPAYRTHEVEYVLNQAGISLLFASLSHKASDYRAMVEEVRGRCPQLRKAVYIGDPSWDALIARGTPVPFPELSCDDPINIQYTSGTTGFPKGATLSHHNILNNGYFVGELIAYTEQDRVCVPVPFYHCFGMVMGNLAATSHGACVVIPAPSFEPAATLRAVAQERCTSLYGVPTMFIAELNLPDFATYDLSSLRTGIMAGSPCPVEVMKRVVAEMHMAEVSICYGMTETSPVSLQTRRDDDLEHRTGTVGRVLPHIEVKVVDPATGVTQPRGSAGELCTRGYSVMLGYWQEPEKTAESVDAGRWMHTGDLAVMREDGYVEIVGRIKDMIIRGGENIYPREIEEFLYGHPKISDVQVVGVPHERYGEEVLACVIPHEETEPLTLAELRAFCEGRLAHYKIPSRLQVLDAFPMTVSGKVRKVELRERYAGEV; via the coding sequence GTGAACCAAGGGGAGTTGACGGCCACCGAGTCGTCGTACACGCACGGTACGAGCGGTACAGCTCTGCTCGGGGACACCATCGGCGCCAACCTGGACCGGACGGTCGCCGCCTGGCCGGACCGCGAGGCGCTCGTCGACGTACCGTCGGGCCGTCGCTGGACCTACGCCCAATTCGCCGCCGACATCGACGAGTTGGCGTACGCGCTGCTCGCCGCCGGGGTCGCCAAGGGCGACCGGGTGGGGATCTGGGCCATCAACTGCCCCGAGTGGGTGCTGGTCCAGTACGCCACCGCGCGCATCGGCGCGATCATGGTGAACATCAATCCGGCCTACCGCACCCATGAGGTCGAGTACGTCCTCAATCAGGCCGGGATCTCGCTCCTCTTCGCCTCCCTCAGCCACAAGGCGAGTGACTACCGGGCGATGGTCGAAGAAGTGCGGGGCAGGTGCCCGCAGTTGAGGAAGGCCGTGTACATCGGAGACCCGAGCTGGGACGCGCTGATCGCGCGCGGCACCCCGGTGCCGTTCCCGGAGCTGTCCTGTGACGACCCGATCAACATCCAGTACACCTCGGGCACGACGGGCTTCCCGAAGGGGGCCACGCTCTCCCACCACAACATCCTCAACAACGGTTATTTCGTCGGGGAGTTGATCGCCTACACCGAACAGGACCGGGTGTGCGTCCCGGTGCCCTTCTACCACTGCTTCGGCATGGTGATGGGCAACCTCGCGGCCACCTCGCACGGAGCGTGCGTCGTGATCCCGGCGCCGTCCTTCGAACCGGCGGCGACCCTGCGGGCGGTGGCCCAGGAGCGCTGTACTTCGCTGTACGGCGTACCGACGATGTTCATCGCGGAGCTCAACCTCCCGGACTTCGCGACGTACGACCTGTCGTCCCTGCGCACCGGCATCATGGCGGGCTCGCCCTGCCCGGTCGAGGTGATGAAACGGGTGGTCGCCGAGATGCACATGGCCGAGGTGTCCATCTGTTACGGCATGACGGAGACCTCCCCGGTGTCGCTGCAGACCCGCCGGGACGACGACCTCGAACACCGCACCGGCACGGTCGGCCGGGTCCTCCCGCACATCGAGGTGAAGGTCGTCGATCCGGCCACCGGAGTGACCCAACCGCGAGGCAGCGCAGGGGAGTTGTGCACCCGCGGCTACAGCGTGATGCTCGGCTACTGGCAGGAGCCCGAGAAGACCGCCGAGTCGGTCGACGCCGGCCGCTGGATGCACACCGGCGACCTCGCGGTGATGCGCGAGGACGGCTACGTCGAGATCGTCGGCCGCATCAAGGACATGATCATCAGGGGCGGCGAGAACATCTACCCGCGCGAGATCGAGGAGTTCCTGTACGGCCATCCGAAGATCTCCGACGTCCAGGTGGTCGGGGTGCCGCACGAGCGGTACGGCGAGGAGGTCCTCGCCTGTGTCATCCCGCACGAGGAGACCGAACCGCTCACTCTCGCCGAGCTACGGGCCTTCTGCGAGGGGCGGTTGGCCCACTACAAGATCCCGAGCCGGTTGCAGGTGCTGGACGCCTTCCCGATGACGGTGTCGGGCAAGGTGCGGAAGGTGGAGCTGCGCGAGAGGTACGCCGGGGAGGTGTGA
- a CDS encoding AMP-binding protein, which produces MTTVTERFREARDFLLTHREDYATAYEGFSWPRPERFNWALDWFDVIADGNDRTSLHIVEEDGSEARVSFADMSARSNRVANWLRGLGIRPEDRVLVMLGNQTELWETALAAMKIGAVVIPATPLLGPADLRDRVDRGRVGHVLVRAEDTGKFDEVPGRYTRIAVGGAPEGWQSYEDAYDAPAEFTPDGPTHCDDPLMLYFTSGTTARPKLVEHTHASYPIGHLATMYWIGLKPGDVHLNISSPGWAKHAWSNLFAPWNAEATVFIHNYTRFDATRLMAEMDRAGVTSFCAPPTVWRMLIQADLTQLRTPPREAVAAGEPLNPEVIERVRRSWGVTIRDGFGQTETAVQVSNSPGQPLKTGSMGRPSPGYRVVLLDPVSGEPGAAEGEIALDLSTRPVGVMTGYHGDADLTAEAMAGGFYRTGDIGSRDGDGYITYVGRADDVFKASDYKISPFELESALLEHEAVAEAAVVPAPDELRLAVPKAYVVLAAGWEAGPDTAKVLFEHSRETLAPYKRLRRLEFGDLPKTVSGKIRRIELREATAAGSTDEYREEDFR; this is translated from the coding sequence ATGACGACGGTGACTGAGCGCTTCCGCGAGGCGCGGGACTTCCTGCTGACCCATCGCGAGGACTACGCCACCGCGTACGAGGGATTCAGCTGGCCCCGCCCCGAGCGCTTCAACTGGGCCCTGGACTGGTTCGACGTCATCGCGGACGGGAACGACCGCACCTCCCTGCACATCGTCGAGGAGGACGGCTCAGAGGCCAGGGTGTCCTTCGCCGACATGTCGGCCCGCTCCAACCGGGTCGCCAACTGGCTGCGCGGGCTCGGGATCCGACCTGAGGACCGAGTCCTCGTGATGCTCGGCAACCAGACCGAGCTGTGGGAGACGGCCCTCGCCGCGATGAAGATCGGCGCCGTCGTCATCCCCGCCACCCCGCTGCTCGGCCCCGCCGACCTGCGAGACCGGGTGGACCGCGGCAGGGTCGGCCACGTCCTCGTCCGAGCCGAGGACACCGGCAAGTTCGACGAGGTGCCCGGCCGCTACACCCGGATCGCGGTGGGCGGCGCCCCCGAGGGCTGGCAGTCGTACGAGGACGCGTACGACGCCCCCGCGGAGTTCACACCGGACGGGCCGACCCACTGCGACGACCCCCTGATGCTCTACTTCACCTCGGGCACGACCGCCCGCCCCAAACTCGTCGAACACACCCACGCCTCGTACCCGATCGGGCACCTGGCGACCATGTACTGGATCGGCCTCAAGCCCGGCGACGTCCACCTGAACATCTCCTCGCCCGGCTGGGCCAAGCACGCCTGGTCCAACCTCTTCGCGCCCTGGAACGCGGAGGCCACCGTCTTCATCCACAACTACACGCGCTTCGACGCCACCCGGCTGATGGCGGAGATGGACCGCGCGGGCGTCACCTCCTTCTGCGCGCCACCGACCGTCTGGCGCATGCTCATCCAGGCCGACCTGACCCAGCTGCGCACCCCGCCGCGCGAGGCCGTGGCCGCCGGGGAGCCGCTCAACCCCGAGGTCATCGAACGGGTGCGCCGCTCCTGGGGGGTCACGATCCGGGACGGCTTCGGCCAGACGGAGACCGCCGTCCAGGTCTCCAACAGCCCCGGCCAGCCGCTGAAGACGGGCTCCATGGGCCGCCCGAGCCCCGGCTACCGGGTCGTCCTTCTCGATCCCGTCTCGGGCGAACCGGGCGCGGCCGAGGGCGAGATCGCGCTCGACCTGTCCACCCGCCCGGTCGGCGTGATGACCGGCTACCACGGCGACGCCGACCTCACGGCGGAGGCGATGGCAGGCGGCTTCTACCGCACGGGGGACATCGGTTCGCGTGACGGCGACGGCTACATCACGTACGTCGGCCGGGCCGACGACGTCTTCAAGGCCTCCGACTACAAGATCTCCCCCTTCGAGCTGGAGAGCGCCCTGCTGGAGCACGAGGCGGTGGCGGAGGCCGCCGTGGTTCCCGCGCCGGACGAACTGCGCCTGGCCGTCCCGAAGGCGTACGTCGTGCTCGCGGCGGGCTGGGAGGCGGGACCCGACACCGCGAAGGTGCTGTTCGAGCACAGCCGCGAGACCCTCGCCCCCTACAAGCGCCTGCGCCGCCTGGAGTTCGGTGACCTGCCCAAGACCGTGTCCGGCAAGATCCGCCGGATCGAACTGCGCGAGGCGACGGCGGCCGGCTCGACGGACGAGTACCGCGAGGAGGACTTCCGGTGA
- a CDS encoding response regulator transcription factor, producing the protein MAADTAETAEVRRALARLRRATGLPVAFGGLMEPGRRHMRISELSGTSTQALRALAVTPGNGLGGRTVALARPCAVTDYSVSQQISHEYDIPVAAEGLRSVVAVPVVVRRQVRGVLYGALRTAQPLGDRTIGAAVEAARDVEQALVVRDQARELLAAARPEASAAGGPGGGAWEQVREAHAALRTLAPRIADPELRSALLDACGLLAAGRPVAGVELAPRELDVLACVASGASNAVAADRLGLRPETVKGYLRSAMRRLGAHSRGEAVVAARRAGLLP; encoded by the coding sequence GTGGCAGCAGACACGGCCGAGACGGCGGAGGTGCGCCGGGCGCTGGCCCGGCTGCGACGGGCGACCGGGCTGCCGGTCGCCTTCGGCGGGCTGATGGAACCCGGGCGCCGGCACATGCGCATCAGCGAACTCAGCGGCACCTCCACCCAGGCGCTGCGCGCACTCGCGGTGACCCCGGGCAACGGGCTGGGCGGCAGGACGGTGGCCCTGGCCCGCCCGTGCGCGGTGACGGACTACTCCGTCTCCCAGCAGATCAGCCACGAGTACGACATCCCGGTCGCCGCCGAGGGCCTGCGCTCCGTGGTCGCGGTCCCGGTCGTCGTACGGCGCCAGGTGCGCGGGGTCCTGTACGGCGCCCTGCGCACCGCCCAGCCTCTGGGTGACCGCACGATCGGCGCGGCGGTCGAGGCGGCCCGGGACGTGGAGCAGGCGCTTGTCGTACGGGACCAGGCGCGGGAGCTGCTGGCCGCGGCGCGTCCGGAGGCGTCCGCTGCCGGGGGGCCGGGCGGCGGGGCGTGGGAGCAGGTGCGGGAGGCGCACGCGGCGTTGCGTACGCTGGCGCCGCGCATCGCCGACCCGGAGCTGCGCAGTGCGCTGCTCGACGCGTGTGGCCTGCTGGCCGCCGGGCGGCCCGTGGCCGGGGTCGAGCTCGCTCCGCGCGAGCTGGACGTCCTGGCGTGTGTCGCCTCGGGGGCGTCCAACGCGGTCGCCGCGGACCGGCTGGGGCTGCGTCCGGAGACGGTGAAGGGGTATCTGCGCTCGGCGATGCGCAGGCTGGGCGCCCACTCGCGCGGGGAGGCGGTCGTCGCGGCGCGACGGGCGGGGCTGCTGCCCTGA